A stretch of Plesiomonas shigelloides DNA encodes these proteins:
- a CDS encoding L-serine ammonia-lyase produces the protein MISVFDMYKIGIGPSSSHTVGPMKAGKQFVDELVTMGRLKDVTRIAVDVYGSLSLTGKGHHTDIAIIMGLAGNMPDTVDIDSIPGFIKNVEASERLLLAKGAHEVEFPREGGMNFHSTNLELHENGMQIHAFAGDQLVLSKTYFSIGGGFIVDEEHFGKAETSSVVMPYPFQHAADLLAHCHATGLSLSGLVLKNELAMHSMEEITTYFNAIWKTMHDCMERGLNTEGYLPGPLRVPRRASALHRLLSTSDKLSSDPMNVVDWVNMFALAVSEENAAGGRVVTAPTNGACGIIPAVLAYYNHFIKPVTEEDCRRYFLTSGVIGALYKMNASISGAEVGCQGEVGVACSMAAAGLAELLGGSPEQVCVAAEIGMEHNLGLTCDPVAGQVQVPCIERNAIASMKAINAARMAMRRSSEPRVSLDKVIETMLETGKDMNAKYRETSRGGLAIKVVHCD, from the coding sequence GTGATTAGCGTATTCGACATGTACAAAATCGGCATCGGCCCTTCCAGTTCGCACACCGTCGGACCGATGAAAGCCGGTAAACAATTCGTCGATGAGTTGGTAACCATGGGACGTCTCAAGGATGTGACTCGCATTGCCGTCGATGTGTACGGTTCGCTGTCCCTGACCGGTAAAGGTCACCATACTGATATCGCCATCATTATGGGTCTGGCGGGTAACATGCCAGATACGGTGGATATTGATTCTATCCCTGGCTTTATCAAAAACGTGGAAGCTAGCGAGCGTCTGCTGCTGGCTAAAGGCGCGCACGAGGTGGAATTCCCACGCGAAGGCGGCATGAATTTCCACAGCACTAACTTAGAGCTGCATGAAAATGGCATGCAAATCCATGCGTTTGCCGGTGACCAACTGGTACTGAGCAAGACCTACTTCTCTATCGGCGGCGGCTTCATCGTTGATGAAGAGCATTTCGGTAAAGCAGAAACTTCTTCTGTGGTAATGCCATACCCGTTCCAGCATGCTGCTGATCTGCTAGCGCATTGCCATGCGACCGGTCTGTCACTGTCTGGCCTGGTACTGAAAAACGAGCTGGCCATGCACAGCATGGAAGAGATCACTACGTACTTCAACGCTATCTGGAAAACCATGCATGACTGCATGGAGCGCGGCCTGAATACTGAAGGCTACCTGCCAGGTCCACTGCGTGTACCTCGCCGTGCGTCAGCCCTGCACCGCCTGCTGTCTACTTCTGACAAGCTGTCTAGCGATCCAATGAACGTGGTTGACTGGGTAAACATGTTCGCCCTGGCAGTGAGCGAAGAAAACGCCGCCGGTGGCCGTGTGGTAACCGCCCCAACCAACGGTGCATGTGGGATCATCCCTGCGGTACTGGCTTACTACAACCACTTCATCAAGCCAGTCACTGAAGAAGATTGCCGTCGTTACTTCCTGACTTCAGGTGTAATTGGTGCGCTGTACAAGATGAACGCTTCTATCTCTGGTGCCGAAGTTGGCTGTCAGGGCGAAGTGGGCGTGGCTTGTTCTATGGCCGCAGCTGGTCTGGCTGAGCTTCTGGGCGGCTCACCAGAGCAAGTGTGTGTAGCAGCCGAAATCGGTATGGAGCACAACTTGGGTCTGACCTGTGACCCAGTTGCCGGTCAGGTGCAAGTACCGTGCATCGAGCGTAACGCAATTGCTTCCATGAAAGCGATCAACGCAGCGCGTATGGCGATGCGCCGTAGCAGCGAGCCACGTGTATCTCTGGATAAAGTTATCGAAACCATGCTGGAAACCGGTAAGGACATGAACGCCAAATACCGTGAAACTTCCCGTGGTGGTCTGGCCATCAAAGTGGTTCACTGCGACTGA
- a CDS encoding methyltransferase, with amino-acid sequence MTLHERFDRLDTLLGQLREFWQFSPFHYTSAYFADKAPALQAALDALTLDDIDRLDADSAALSAFLQPHIPAASELEALCVLPALAAQQQLTARSAPRLSERKQQQIHDFIAVLPSYPLPLLEWCAGKGHLARTLARHTTQPVEGIELQAELCASGTQLAQAEGISLILHQQDALCPTAQRFFRPELHAVGLHACGELHMQLLRHGIHAACEAMTISPCCYHKISADHYQPMSQVANQSTLQLSRHDLRLSLQESVTGGERIRRLRRLEVSYRLGFDALQRMVRGVDEYLNLPNLPKALLGEGFAAFCNWAADKRGVTLPQQVDWSHWEAIGEQRYLCVSRTELVRHLFRRPLEIWLVLDRALYLQEHGYQVHLGTFCERHLTPRNVMIHARRAPHACVRDSLIVNSRTHE; translated from the coding sequence TTTCACTATACGTCGGCCTATTTTGCCGATAAGGCTCCGGCACTGCAGGCGGCGTTAGACGCGCTGACCCTCGATGATATCGACCGGCTTGATGCAGATAGTGCTGCGCTCAGTGCTTTTTTACAGCCTCATATTCCTGCAGCCTCTGAGCTGGAGGCGTTGTGCGTGCTGCCGGCATTGGCGGCGCAGCAGCAACTGACTGCGCGTTCCGCGCCCAGGTTATCAGAGCGCAAGCAGCAACAGATCCACGATTTCATTGCCGTATTGCCCTCGTACCCGTTGCCGCTCTTAGAGTGGTGTGCAGGGAAGGGGCATTTGGCGCGCACACTGGCACGACATACCACGCAACCGGTGGAAGGCATCGAGTTACAAGCGGAGTTGTGCGCAAGCGGTACGCAGCTGGCGCAGGCCGAAGGGATTAGCCTGATTTTGCATCAGCAAGATGCACTTTGTCCGACAGCGCAGCGCTTTTTCCGTCCAGAACTGCATGCGGTGGGACTCCATGCCTGTGGCGAGCTACACATGCAGTTGCTGCGCCACGGTATCCATGCTGCCTGTGAGGCAATGACGATCTCTCCGTGTTGTTATCATAAAATCAGTGCCGACCACTATCAGCCGATGTCGCAGGTGGCCAATCAGTCAACACTGCAGCTAAGTCGCCATGATTTGCGCCTGAGCTTGCAAGAATCGGTGACTGGCGGTGAGCGTATCCGCCGTTTACGCCGCTTGGAAGTGAGCTACCGGTTAGGATTCGATGCTTTGCAGCGCATGGTGCGTGGTGTGGATGAGTACTTAAATCTACCGAATCTGCCGAAAGCGCTGCTCGGCGAGGGCTTTGCAGCTTTTTGTAATTGGGCTGCCGATAAGCGTGGTGTCACATTACCGCAGCAAGTGGATTGGTCGCATTGGGAAGCCATCGGCGAACAGCGTTATCTGTGTGTGAGTCGTACCGAATTAGTACGTCATCTTTTCCGGCGGCCACTGGAGATCTGGTTGGTGCTGGATCGGGCATTGTATCTGCAAGAGCATGGTTATCAGGTGCATTTGGGGACGTTTTGCGAACGCCACTTAACGCCGCGTAATGTGATGATTCATGCGCGCCGAGCACCGCATGCTTGCGTGCGCGATTCGCTCATCGTGAATAGCCGGACTCATGAATAA